The Parambassis ranga chromosome 14, fParRan2.1, whole genome shotgun sequence genome includes a window with the following:
- the LOC114446290 gene encoding gap junction delta-2 protein → MGDWSILGRFLTEVQNHSTVIGKIWLTMLLIFRILLVALVGDAVYSDEQSKFTCNTLQPGCNNVCYDTFAPVSHLRFWVFQIVLVSTPSIFYIVYVLQKITKNEKLEVKKVDLVPRTSPLLLERDGHMAGNKETALEAGCPCDTTYNNEDWTSQEDECEERRQVEDEMREVGKDPTQLSSQVLLIYIIHVVLRSIMEIIFLVGQYYLFGFEVPHLFRCETYPCPNRTDCFVSRATEKTIFLNFMFSVSLGCFILNIVELHYLGWIYIFRVLFSACCTCCESDRDPVHQVELYSDSNPLLLELKHSLSGRVVLQTTSIVSRDRSCGIPNQAPAISFETDSTLECTSKRTSDEKERTKTRLHNVAKIGRSKKSWL, encoded by the coding sequence ATGGGGGACTGGTCCATTCTTGGCCgcttcctaacagaggttcagaACCACTCAACAGTCATCGGCAAGATATGGCTGACAATGCTGCTCATCTTCCGCATATTGCTTGTGGCCCTGGTGGGAGATGCCGTCTACAGCGACGAGCAGTCCAAATTTACCTGTAACACCCTACAGCCTGGATGCAACAACGTCTGCTATGACACGTTTGCTCCTGTCTCCCACTTGCGCTTTTGGGTCTTTCAGATTGTTCTCGTCTCCACGCCTTCTATTTTCTACATTGTCTATGTTTTGCAAAAAATTACCAAGAATGAGAAGCTGGAGGTCAAGAAGGTTGACTTGGTACCCAGGACCTCTCCGCTTTTGCTGGAAAGAGATGGACATATGGCAGGAAATAAAGAGACAGCACTGGAAGCTGGTTGTCCATGTGACACCACCTATAACAATGAGGACTGGACCTCGCAGGAAGATGAGTGTGAGGAAAGGAGGCAGGTGGAAGATGAGATGAGAGAAGTAGGAAAGGATCCCACCCAACTGTCCAGCCAGGTGCTACTCATCTACATCATTCATGTTGTGTTGCGCTCCATCATGGAAATCATCTTCCTAGTAGGACAGTATTACCTATTCGGATTTGAGGTGCCACACCTGTTTCGTTGTGAGACCTACCCGTGTCCAAACAGAACCGACTGCTTTGTGTCACGAGCAACCGAAAAGACCATCTTTCTCAACTTCATGTTCAGTGTCAGTCTGGGCTGCTTCATTCTAAACATTGTGGAGCTGCATTATTTGGGCTGGATATACATATTCAGAGTACTGTTCTCAGCATGCTGCACATGCTGTGAGTCGGACAGAGACCCGGTGCACCAGGTGGAATTATATTCTGACAGCAACCCATTGTTGCTTGAGCTCAAGCACTCTTTGAGTGGAAGGGTTGTCTTACAGACCACCTCTATAGTGTCCCGGGACAGGAGCTGTGGCATTCCAAACCAGGCCCCGGCCATCTCCTTTGAGACCGACTCCACGCTGGAGTGCACTTCCAAGAGAACTTCAGATGAAAAAGAACGCACTAAAACTAGACTGCACAATGTGGCTAAAATAGGAAGAAGCAAGAAGTCCtggctttaa